A part of Miscanthus floridulus cultivar M001 chromosome 6, ASM1932011v1, whole genome shotgun sequence genomic DNA contains:
- the LOC136456957 gene encoding protein WVD2-like 7, whose product MATEVNQTYFSLSQGESTERDGPQGVSVSQTLDHGSISFGRFELESLSWEKWSVFTNDRRTEEFGKFNGLVAQKKAYFEEYFKKIRELKASQQQNQQTELILEYSGDGSDSSQTAEDEQGADLETPTGSGAVVDVYVEALHETTSEHGLQCYNDQGNENFDTELSSSNLSSSGVLQQTDHDVRGTVRGNSSTSKMDAGKQNAGSVHGDTRTTYEAARTPRRIIEKDSRLKLSPKIIPKSIKTLSKSAMDYTFASERPGSVKPNTSMNQKAKPVQRPNAAAQKMFGPTEGSKLTGLRRPSSAGVQRPSTGERHAIARENSQLPAVVSTPRRPSTAERCPVTRDHAQKQANVTTPRRPSTSERLPVKRENAAKHNDISAVRRPSTGERRAITRDSVLRTDVKTPCKARATVAHPKGETTTVGNTKKAVTPNAARSSKLETKSNNNRLKGPSALDRHSTRSKRMDLQVSGKQKSSSVNLPPRKIFSSTAGEPAVETISRSKKKEGVQATVQSRASTSKRTITPLQTGNLKARAPNPPAPPAPPPPRRPSRMISKPTASASSIGRRKPKASAPQWH is encoded by the exons ATGGCGACGGAAGTCAATCAAACTTATTTTTCATTGTCACAAGGAGAATCTACTGAACGGGATGGTCCTCAA GGAGTATCTGTATCTCAGACACTTGATCATGGTTCCATTTCCTTCGGAAGATTTGAGTTAGAGTCACTATCGTGGGAGAAGTGGTCTGTATTTACTAATGACAGACGCACTGAAGAATTTGGAAAATTCAATGGTTTAGTCGCTCAGAAAAAGGCTTATTTTGAAGAGTATTTCAAGAAGATCAGGGAACTAAAGGCTTCACAGCAGCAAAACCAGCAAACTGAACTTATTCTGGAATACAGTGGTGATGGTAGTGACTCTAGCCAGACAGCAGAAGATGAgcagggtgctgatcttgaaaCCCCCACTGGATCTGGAGCTGTTGTGGATGTTTATGTTGAAGCTCTGCATGAAACTACGTCAGAGCACGGACTGCAGTGCTATAATGACCAAGGAAACGAAAACTTCGATACAGAACTTTCCTCATCTAATCTTTCTTCATCAGGTGTCCTGCAGCAAACTGACCATGATGTTAGAGGAACTGTTCGTGGTAACAGTTCTACCAGTAAAATGGATGCAGGGAAGCAGAATGCCGGTTCTGTTCATGGTGATACTAGAACAACATATGAAGCTGCAAGGACTCCTAGAAGAATTATTGAGAAAGACTCCAGGCTCAAACTCAGTCCCAAGATAATACCAAAATCCATCAAAACCCTTTCAAAAAGTGCTATGGACTACACATTTGCTAGTGAG AGGCCTGGTTCAGTGAAGCCCAATACAAGTATGAACCAGAAGGCTAAGCCGGTGCAAAGGCCAAATGCAGCAGCCCAGAAGATGTTTGGCCCTACAGAAGGGAGCAAGCTTACAGGTCTCAGAAGACCTTCCTCAGCAGGTGTGCAACGGCCCTCTACTGGAGAGCGACATGCCATTGCCAGGGAGAATTCACAATTGCCTGCGGTTGTTTCCACCCCACGACGACCTTCCACTGCTGAGAGATGCCCAGTCACCCGAGATCATGCACAGAAGCAAGCCAATGTCACCACACCACGTCGACCTTCTACTTCTGAAAGACTCCCCGTCAAAAGAGAGAATGCAGCAAAGCATAATGATATTTCCGCTGTACGTCGACCCTCTACAGGAGAGAGGCGCGCTATTACTAGAGATAGTGTTCTGAGAACGGATGTGAAGACGCCTTGTAAGGCAAGAGCAACTGTGGCTCATCCGAAGGGTGAAACAACTACAGTG GGCAATACGAAAAAGGCTGTCACTCCAAATGCTGCTAGAAGTAGCAAGCTGGAAACAAAAAG CAATAACAACAGACTGAAGGGACCTTCGGCATTGGATAGGCACTCTACTAGGTCAAAAAGAATGGACTTGCAAGTGTCTGGCAAGCAGAAATCGAG TTCTGTTAACCTTCCTCCAAGGAAAATTTTCAGTTCTACTGCCGGAGAACCAGCAGTTGAAACCATTTCTAGGTCAAAAAAGAAAGAG GGCGTTCAGGCAACAGTGCAATCTCGAGCATCCACTTCAAAGAGAACAATAACTCCTTTGCAGACTGGAAACTTAAAGGCGAGGGCTCCAAAT CCACCAGCACCGCCCGCGCCACCTCCACCACGTCGGCCATCACGAATGATAAGCAAACCAACTGCCAGTGCCTCATCGATTGGCAGAAGAAAGCCAAA GGCTTCAGCACCACAATGGCACTGA